One part of the Musa acuminata AAA Group cultivar baxijiao chromosome BXJ1-5, Cavendish_Baxijiao_AAA, whole genome shotgun sequence genome encodes these proteins:
- the LOC135673656 gene encoding uncharacterized protein LOC135673656, translated as MDGLTVAEADLVVYVHPSKANKVRHAVLRQLSSLLFTYDEIFDGVILAYEIDIPGEHAKILSGLIPYFEVKVKANLLIFSPRPDMLLEGKVVKLGKESIHVIVLGFSSAAIMLEDIREEFRYKIKHGAGVFASSSHKRHVIKTGSMIRFLVKSLDEEILHISGSLVPPHTGCIRWLSRHGVEDGSHPDRSLKELKKDVKRELQGEGITHSARGEKFLNQTRTHKSRKRARE; from the exons ATGGACGGGCTGACTGTGGCGGAGGCGGACCTGGTGGTGTACGTCCACCCTTCCAAGGCCAACAAGGTCCGACACGCTGTCCTTCGCCAGCTCAGTTCCCTGCTCTTCAC ATATGATGAGATATTTGATGGCGTGATATTGGCATATGAAATTGATATTCCTGGCGAGCATGCGAAGATTCTTTCGGGGCTAATCCCATATTTTGAAGTTAAAGTGAAAGCAAATTTGCTGATTTTCTCTCCTAGGCCAGACATGTTATTAG AAGGCAAAGTTGTCAAGCTGGGAAAGGAATCCATTCATGTGATTGTATTGGGGTTTTCTTCAGCTGCCATAATGTTGGAAGACATTCGTGAAGAGTTTAGATATAAGATT AAACATGGTGCAGGAGTTTTTGCTAGTTCCTCCCACAAGCGGCATGTTATTAAAACTGGAAGCATGATACGATTCTTAGTCAAAAG TTTGGATGAAGAAATACTTCATATATCTGGATCGTTGGTTCCACCTCACACTGGATGCATCCGATGGTTGTCCAGACATGGCGTAGAAGATGGATCACATCCAGACAG AAGTTTGAAGGAGCTGAAGAAGGATGTTAAGAGGGAGCTGCAAGGAGAAGGCATCACACATTCTGCTCGAGGAGAGAAGTTTCTAAATCAAACTCGCACACACAAGTCCAGAAAACGGGCTCGTGAATAG